A window of Infirmifilum lucidum contains these coding sequences:
- a CDS encoding signal recognition particle receptor subunit alpha, with protein sequence MESLRSGLLSVLEKVKNSVILDTKEVDSIIRELQRVLLKADVDVRLVFELSEKIKKKFFSREIPPGFSKRDVLIKILYDELVSLLGGENATPYTLGRMPYKIMLVGIEGSGKTTTAAKLAKYLKENGYSVGLIAADTYRPGAYEQLQQLATKIGVSFYGDPQCKDPVRIVEEGVKVLEGRGVQVFIIDTAGRHKDEVSLMQEVSEIYEKLKPDDVILVVDATQGKGVAKQAIAFKEKVPLGHVVVTKLDGSAKGGGALSAVASTGAKVAFIGTGEKLDDFEAFDPYKFVARLLGMPDLEGLLRKFQALEEHEKERARLAAAGKITLLDLKEQLLEIKKLGPLSKVLEMLGGPPIAVKGSLEGGEKEIDKWIAVLNSMTEEELLKPEIIDRSRMTRIARGSGTTVRDVKRLLESYTQMKKIMRQIYRSRRRIQGF encoded by the coding sequence GTGGAGTCACTCCGCAGCGGACTCTTGAGCGTACTTGAGAAGGTTAAGAACTCTGTTATCCTTGATACGAAGGAAGTGGATAGCATTATACGTGAGCTTCAGAGGGTTCTGCTAAAGGCTGACGTCGACGTCAGACTAGTCTTCGAGCTTTCCGAGAAGATAAAGAAGAAATTTTTCTCTCGGGAAATCCCTCCAGGCTTCAGCAAGCGGGATGTGTTGATAAAGATTCTCTACGACGAGCTAGTGTCCCTGCTTGGAGGTGAGAACGCCACCCCCTACACTCTCGGGAGGATGCCATACAAGATCATGCTGGTTGGCATAGAGGGGTCTGGGAAGACGACTACAGCGGCCAAGCTCGCTAAGTATCTAAAAGAGAACGGGTATAGCGTAGGCCTAATAGCTGCTGACACATACAGGCCGGGAGCGTACGAGCAACTCCAGCAACTCGCTACCAAGATAGGCGTTAGTTTCTACGGGGATCCACAGTGTAAAGACCCAGTCCGCATAGTCGAGGAGGGCGTGAAGGTGTTAGAGGGGAGAGGCGTACAGGTCTTCATAATTGATACTGCTGGACGCCACAAAGATGAGGTCTCACTGATGCAGGAGGTCTCCGAGATTTACGAGAAACTCAAACCAGACGACGTAATACTTGTCGTAGACGCGACTCAAGGAAAAGGGGTAGCTAAGCAGGCTATAGCCTTCAAGGAGAAGGTTCCTCTAGGCCATGTCGTCGTCACGAAACTCGACGGGTCGGCTAAGGGTGGCGGCGCCCTCTCGGCTGTAGCGTCTACGGGGGCTAAGGTGGCGTTCATCGGAACCGGTGAAAAGCTAGACGACTTTGAGGCCTTCGACCCCTATAAATTCGTTGCCAGGCTTCTCGGAATGCCCGACCTCGAAGGGTTGCTTAGAAAATTCCAAGCACTGGAGGAACACGAAAAGGAGAGAGCGAGGCTCGCCGCCGCTGGTAAAATCACTCTTCTAGACCTAAAGGAGCAACTCTTGGAAATTAAAAAGCTTGGGCCTCTCTCCAAGGTTCTCGAAATGCTCGGCGGCCCCCCTATAGCTGTTAAGGGCTCACTCGAAGGGGGCGAGAAGGAAATCGACAAGTGGATAGCAGTTTTGAACTCCATGACCGAGGAGGAGCTACTAAAGCCCGAGATCATAGACAGATCCCGCATGACTAGGATAGCCAGGGGGTCTGGCACTACAGTTAGGGATGTCAAAAGGCTCCTCGAATCCTACACTCAAATGAAAAAAATTATGAGGCAAATCTACAGGTCACGGAGGCGTATACAAGGGTTCTAG
- a CDS encoding LSm family protein produces the protein MEGTIDLLAESVGKSVLVKLKGGREIRGILRSYDYHLNLVLENAEEIKSNRTRQYGTIVVRGDNVVLISPAPV, from the coding sequence ATGGAGGGAACTATTGATCTGCTGGCAGAGTCTGTAGGGAAAAGCGTGCTCGTGAAACTTAAGGGTGGGCGCGAGATAAGGGGAATTCTCAGAAGCTACGATTACCACCTCAACCTCGTTTTAGAAAATGCCGAGGAGATCAAGAGCAATCGAACGAGGCAGTACGGGACAATAGTCGTAAGAGGCGACAACGTAGTGCTGATAAGCCCCGCTCCAGTATAG
- a CDS encoding 50S ribosomal protein L37e, producing the protein MVKGTTSFGKRGRGKTHIRCRRCGRHSYNVAKGYCAHCGFGRSKRIRNYSWKNKKPVTRLRLPAK; encoded by the coding sequence GTGGTTAAAGGCACGACGTCCTTTGGGAAGAGGGGGCGGGGGAAGACTCACATCAGATGTAGGAGGTGTGGGCGCCATAGCTACAATGTAGCTAAGGGATACTGTGCACACTGTGGTTTTGGGCGGTCAAAGAGAATTCGCAACTACAGCTGGAAGAATAAGAAGCCGGTGACTAGGCTACGCCTGCCCGCGAAGTAA
- a CDS encoding RecB-family nuclease: MKARWLKTPIIIPVLHNTSSSQRLAEVARAVYGLGFNSFIVTKAVGAAAQVGVPEAQKIAYKLGKNFMVLADLPEAIELLQPSKVFLVMPAKYGGSRLEDAVAQALKNLRESEKILLVFGGSEPGLSMRELKLGESISPEGVDEDIGTTALVAITLYKVKMLLRGQA; the protein is encoded by the coding sequence GTGAAAGCTAGGTGGTTAAAAACGCCAATAATAATCCCCGTGCTCCACAATACCTCCAGCTCACAGCGCCTAGCCGAGGTCGCGCGGGCAGTCTACGGACTAGGGTTTAACAGCTTCATTGTGACAAAGGCTGTTGGCGCAGCAGCCCAAGTAGGAGTACCCGAAGCACAGAAAATTGCATATAAGCTCGGGAAGAATTTCATGGTTCTGGCAGACCTGCCAGAGGCCATTGAACTCCTCCAGCCGAGTAAAGTCTTCCTCGTCATGCCGGCAAAATATGGGGGTAGCAGACTAGAGGATGCCGTCGCGCAAGCACTGAAAAACCTCCGAGAGAGTGAGAAAATACTCCTAGTCTTTGGAGGGAGTGAACCGGGCCTCTCAATGAGGGAGCTGAAATTGGGCGAGAGTATAAGCCCAGAGGGCGTAGATGAAGATATAGGTACGACCGCCCTCGTCGCTATAACACTCTACAAGGTGAAAATGTTACTTCGCGGGCAGGCGTAG
- a CDS encoding DNA cytosine methyltransferase translates to MFRLIDLFAGAGGFSRGFREEGFRVELGIESMSVIAETYAANFPEATALAVDIREVHSAEIIRLLGRRPDIVIGGPPCEGFTRANPRRRKDPYERLYDDPLGSLVLHFIRIVGDLEPKVFVMENVPGIMDDGLDTILRREFAEVGYSKIYFNILRAEEHGTPSQRTRVFISNIPINPPKQRKVVVYEALKDLPPPDPYYGIPNHEPVPLGPRRLKRISKLKWGEPLVRYRGYEGRVLQNVIRLHPYRVAPTVMGSSRFIHPFEDRLLTVREQARLMGFPDDHVFLGGRDLQFNQVGEAVPVPLARAIAKEVKKYLTSES, encoded by the coding sequence ATGTTCAGGCTGATAGACCTCTTTGCAGGCGCTGGAGGGTTTTCAAGGGGATTCCGGGAAGAGGGGTTTAGAGTAGAGCTGGGCATAGAGAGCATGTCCGTGATCGCCGAGACATACGCGGCTAACTTCCCAGAAGCCACGGCTTTAGCCGTGGACATACGCGAGGTTCACTCAGCGGAAATAATAAGGCTGTTAGGTCGCAGGCCTGACATTGTCATAGGAGGCCCGCCATGCGAGGGGTTTACTCGCGCCAATCCTCGAAGACGGAAAGACCCTTACGAGAGGCTCTACGACGATCCTCTCGGCTCCCTTGTCCTACACTTTATCAGGATTGTGGGCGATCTCGAACCGAAGGTCTTCGTCATGGAGAACGTTCCGGGTATCATGGACGATGGTCTAGACACCATTCTCAGGAGAGAGTTTGCTGAGGTTGGCTACAGCAAGATATACTTCAATATTTTAAGGGCGGAGGAGCACGGGACACCGTCCCAAAGGACACGCGTCTTCATATCCAACATACCTATTAACCCCCCGAAGCAGAGGAAGGTGGTCGTATACGAAGCACTTAAAGATCTACCCCCACCAGATCCCTACTACGGGATACCTAACCACGAGCCAGTCCCCCTCGGGCCACGCCGGCTCAAGCGCATATCAAAGCTGAAGTGGGGCGAGCCTTTAGTTAGGTACAGGGGCTACGAGGGCAGGGTTCTCCAGAACGTCATCAGGCTCCACCCCTACCGTGTCGCCCCCACAGTTATGGGGTCTTCACGGTTCATCCACCCGTTCGAAGACAGACTCCTCACTGTTAGAGAGCAGGCCAGGCTCATGGGGTTCCCTGACGACCATGTATTCCTGGGCGGCAGGGATCTCCAGTTTAATCAGGTAGGTGAGGCAGTGCCCGTGCCCCTAGCTAGGGCGATAGCCAAAGAGGTTAAAAAATACCTCACAAGTGAAAGCTAG
- a CDS encoding DNA-directed RNA polymerase, protein MYKLMELEDIVRIPPRLFGKPLREAVLEMLRESFEGRIIEGIGLIVSVLDAEASEEGYLTFGDGGSYHQARFTALVYSPVNQEVVEGEVVLVENIGITIRLGAVDGFIHKSQVFPTRDVMYDRDQGIVIAESGKRIIRRGDVVRARVSGVGYDEQRGVMRVRLTMRQPYLGKLEYIKEMIEKGKGEREGA, encoded by the coding sequence ATGTATAAGTTAATGGAGCTCGAGGATATAGTGAGGATCCCTCCGAGACTTTTCGGAAAACCGCTCAGGGAGGCCGTATTGGAGATGCTCAGGGAGAGCTTCGAAGGCAGGATTATCGAGGGGATAGGTCTCATCGTTTCGGTACTTGATGCCGAAGCCTCTGAGGAGGGGTATTTAACTTTTGGGGACGGAGGATCCTACCACCAGGCCCGTTTTACGGCTTTAGTCTATAGTCCAGTAAACCAAGAGGTCGTTGAGGGAGAAGTTGTCCTCGTGGAAAACATCGGCATAACTATTAGACTTGGGGCTGTTGACGGCTTCATACATAAGTCCCAAGTTTTCCCGACCAGAGACGTTATGTACGACAGAGATCAGGGTATAGTTATAGCTGAGAGTGGCAAGAGGATAATTAGGAGAGGAGACGTGGTGAGAGCACGCGTATCTGGCGTAGGTTACGATGAGCAACGGGGTGTTATGCGCGTACGACTTACTATGAGACAGCCCTATCTCGGCAAGCTTGAATACATAAAGGAGATGATAGAGAAAGGTAAAGGTGAGAGGGAGGGTGCCTAG
- the spt4 gene encoding transcription elongation factor subunit Spt4: protein MPRRKLPLKACVNCRALVNDEVEVCPICGGREFSDDWDGFVAILDVERSQVAKLLNIQKPGVYALKVR from the coding sequence GTGCCTAGGAGGAAGTTACCCCTTAAGGCTTGCGTAAATTGCAGAGCGCTTGTAAACGATGAGGTAGAGGTATGTCCTATATGCGGTGGCCGTGAGTTCTCAGATGACTGGGATGGTTTTGTCGCCATACTGGATGTTGAGAGGTCACAGGTCGCCAAGCTACTTAACATTCAGAAGCCAGGCGTCTATGCCCTCAAGGTGCGGTGA